TCTGGCCTTTTTCATTTTCCTACCTCCAAAATTGAAAATTGTAGATGAGCAACACCCCTAGATACAGTGCAAAATATTAATGGTATTTGTTCCACGAAGAAATCATATATAGTGTGATCTATAATAGACAATTAAGAACAAGAACTATTGGATTGCAGAAACTGCAAACCCTGCTTCAACTAACCTATCTCGAATCACTAACCTCTTCTCTTGACGTGGTTGCAGAATTGGGCTGCGTGCTGGGCCCACTTTACGCCCCATTAACTCAATTGCTGTTTTTGCGAGGTAGGGCATATCAGGTCCTTCTATTGAACGCCATACCGGAAGTAATCGGTCGTGAAGCGTCTTGGCTCCGGTATGGTCACCAGCTTGCACCTTATTCCAAAGGTCGATGGTGGCCTCAGGTACGACAGCTAACATACACGAAATAGCACCATCGACTCCCAGGCAGAACGCAGGATAGAGCAGGTCATCAATTCCAGTAACAATTGTGACTCTATCATGAAGCTGGTACATCATGTCCGCTACCTTGTGCATGTCTCCACCACTTTGCTTAACGCCGGCAACCCAGGGAACACCGTTCACAATTTCCGTCATTGCATGAACGTCAATCGGTACCCACGGGACTACGTTGTAAATGAGGATCGGCAGCTTTGCCGCTTCCCCAATCCGTTGGAAGTGCTGAATCAATCCTGCCGTGGTTGGAGTCCACAGATAGTGTGGAGGCGTGACCTGCAAGGAACTTACTCCGGCCTCTTTTGCGGCTTTAGACTTGCTTACTGCCTCAGCCGTAGAATCTGCAATAATACCGCCGATAACAGGAACTCTATCCTTTACTTGTTCCACTACCGTTTTACATAGTGTGTATACTTCTTCTTCCGAAAATCCCGCTCCCTCACCCGTGCTACCACCGATACATATTCCATGGACACCTGCTTGAACAAGGTACTCGGTTTCTTCTCGAATTGCCTTTATATCCAATTCCTCAGTGTCCCACGTAAAGGGGGTTACCATTGGAGGGATAATTCCATGAATGTCTAATTTCATACTGTTTCACCTCTTAAGAATATTTTGATTTGAATGCACGAAGACGAAGTAGTAATAAACAGGCTCCATCGGCCTTCACATACTCTGCTATGTCAGTACTGCATTCACACGGACTCGCAACTACTGTCCAACACTCCTGCGCATGCGAGTGCATTTCGAATCGTTTCCTTTTCGACTTCTGTTGGCTCATGGCCAGGGCTTCTGGTGATTCCAGCGGTTCTTCCCAATTGGCGAATCGCTTCTTTGATCTTCCCCGGGAAGTTCACGCCCGAAATCGCCTGAACAACTGGCAGAATTCGTCGGTGAAGTTCTTCTGCAGCTTCATAGTCCTTCCGAAGAAACGCTTGCCATTGCTGCACTACAAGCTCCGGAATGATAGCCGATGGAGCCACAATTGATCCTTGAGCTCCAACCATATACGTTGGAAATAGCAAGTCGTCGACAGCACTCATGATTACGATACGATCTCCACACTTTTGAACCATTTCGGCCAACTTGTGGATATCACCGCCACTCTGTTTAATGGCTACAACTTGAGGAATATTGGACAGTTTGTTTAGCAACTCAGGAGATATCACGTTATGTGGAATAACATTATAGATGACAATCGGTAACCCAATGTCTTTGCCGATTCTGCGGTAAAACTCGTAATTGCCATCATCACCCGGCGCCAAAACGTGGTAGTGTACCGGCGTCACCATCAATGCTTTTACACCGGTTTTTACTACCGCGTTAGCAGTTCGTAATGCGTCACGTGTGCAATTACGGATAATGCCAGCAATTACTGGAACCTTTCCCCCTACTTCTGCAATTGCTAATACACACAAACGGCTCAACTCTTCGTCGGATAAAATGGCACCCTCACCAGTAGACCCTCCAACGCTGATACCATCAACACCAGCCGCAACTAGGTAGCGCACTTGCTCTACAAAAGCAGTTTCATCCACTTCTTCTCTTTCATCAAAAGGTGTCACTGCGGTAGCAATAATTCCCTTCAACCAGGAAGTATCCAAAGCTAAGTCCCCCTCTCAAAACCTAAGGCAATGTACGCAAAGTGTGGTAGACCATGTAGCAGAACCAGGCACCGCCATCTATCTCGCCGACGGCTCTCTCTCCAACCCAACTTGCGCGGCCCGTTTTTGGTGTCAGATTTCTCGTCCCCTCAGCACCTTTCAGAGCAGCTTCAGCCGCAAACTCAAGCGCTAGTTTCGCAGAACTCCCCGTCACTACCGCATCTCGGTAAGCCTCAAATGCTGGGACGAGCGCATCTAACACAGTACGGTCACCGACGTCTGCCTCACCTCTTTTCATGATTTCATCAATCATCACCTCTTGGATTTTCACGAACGTTTGAGTAGTCGGCAAAGCCCCATCCTGTAATGATCGGCCCGCGGCTGAAAGAGCAAATGCAATCAGCACACCCATGGTCGATGGCGCTTTTCTGCGAACTAAGCTTCCGCTTTCAATCAGCCATTTTTTTATATCGCTGTGCTCCTGTGCAGCCTGGTGAACAGCCTCCATAACAAGTTCGACGGTAACGCCTAGATCGCCATCGCCTTGAGCACCGTCAAGTCGATTAAATTCGTCCTTCGAGGCCCGAACCATCTCTAACATGGTTGTTGTTAGTGCTAGCAAAAAATCTCACCCTTTTTCGGCATGGAGTACACTACCACTGCTTGATGAAAGGCGTATGCACAGGAGTTTCAAGATATCTCTTCATGGTGTCATCCAATTTGAGAACCGATATAGAAAACCCAGCCATCTCTAAAGAGGTTGCGTATTCTCCAACAAACGGCTTGAATATATTGATCCGCTTTTGGCTGAACCAATCGTGCACTTCTTTGTAAGCAACGTACAATTCTTCTAATGGAGTACTACCGGTACCATTTACAAGAACAGACACATCATCTCCGGATACCAAATCCAAATCCCTCGTCAAATGTGTTAGTAGTAGAGACACGAGTTCATTGGCTGTACCAATTTTCGCCCTCGCTATTCCCGGTTCTCCGTGAATACCGATTCCAATTTCTAGCTCATCCTCGGCAATTTCAAATGTTGTTTTCCCGGAGGCTGGTATCGTACATGGAGAAAATCCGATACCCATCGTACGGACATTCAATGCCGCCTGCTCTGCAGCTTTTTTCACCTCCTTTAAAGGAGCACCAGATTCAGCACAAGCACCCGCGATTTTATAAACAAAGAAAACCCCGCCTACACCCCGACGTTTACTCATCTGATCGATTGGAGCTGATGCTACATCGTCTGTAACACGAACCGTCTCAACCTCGATACCTTCATCCCGCGCCAATTCAGCAGCGAGATCGAAATTCATCTTGTCGCCAAAGTAATTTCCGTATAAATACAGAACTCCAGCTCCACCATGAATGGCTTTGGTAACCGCTAACATTGCGTCTGCACTCGGTGAACTAAACACATTCCCAACACATACTCCATCGGCCAATCCCTGACCCACATACCCCAAAAACACCGGTAAGTGCCCATAACCGCCGCCGGTCGCAATAGCAACCTTACCTCTAACTGGTGCGTCAGATCTAACAATTACTCTTAGGTCGTCATCACAACGCAGCAAATCTGAATGTGCTAACACAACGCCTTGTAACGATTCATCTACGAAATTAGATGGGTCATTTAAGATTTTTTTCATTCAGAACCCCCACGTAAAGAAGTATCAATTAGGCTACCTTCTGTCTCTGCGGTCTCTAGCAAACCGCGTTTCGATATGAGAAGATGTTGAATCATGTTTTCCTTCGCCGCCTCCGGGTTCCTCTCGCGAATAAACCGAAGGATTTCGTCATGTTGACTTACGGCTTTCATCGCCTCCTTTGGAATAGAAAACACCTTTTTACGATAGTCCGTTAGCATTTTTTTGATGACGTTATTGAGATTCTGAAGCAGGGGATTTTGAGAAGATTCAAATATCAAATCATGAAATGCTTCGTCACCTAAGGCGATTTTTATAACGTTATTTTCCATAATAAAGTCAACGAACTGTTCGTGGCACTTTTCCAATCGTTCAAGTTGCTCTTCTGTCACTCTTTCCGCTGCCAAAAATGCTGCCATCGGTTCAAGAGCAATTCTGGTCTCCAGTAAATGAAAAATTTCAGGTTGATACTGGTTGTACCAAGACATGAATTGGGCGGCATTGTAATTCTCTTGAGAGACAACATAGGAACCTTTCATTGGTCGGATTTCAATGACTCCTTCCGTTTCCAGGAGGAGTAGTGCCTCACGGACAGATGAACGGCCAACCATCAGGATCTTGGATAAGTCTCGTTCATTTGGAAGCTTTCCATCAGAACCGACTTCCCCTTTTTTGATAAAATCTTTAATTCGCTCTGCAGCAATCTTTGCAACCGATTCTTTTTGTGTCAACGTATATTCTCCCTCAATCAACTGGTCTGACCACTGTAAGGTTTTCTTTATTATATGCCTACAAAAATCCGATTATCAACAATTATTTATGCTTGATTTTGAATGTATGCGATTTCATAATGGTTTATAGTCAGACCACAGAACGCGATGGCAGGCGGGTTTATGACAACGACGTTTGTGGGTTTGCCTTTAACATTTAATCTAAGGGAGTGACTCGAATGGGAAATATATCACCTCAGAATGACTCTGCTTTAATCAGTAGGTCTGTCCGCCCGAGATCTAACATTCGCTGGATTGTCGTTGTCATCCTCACGCTACTGTCAATAGTCAATTATTTGGATCGTGGTAATCTCTCAGTAGCAGCCCCTCTTATCATGAAGGATCTCCACATGAATCCCGCGGCAATGGGTGTCATTCTCTCCTCCTTTGTCTGGCCGTACGCTATCATGAATTTACCGTCGGGATGGGCTGTAGACCGTTTTGGAACCAAACTCATTATGTCCATCGCAGTCGGTTTCTGGTCAGTTGTGGCTGTATCTACCGGGTTCATGAGATCAATGGGCAGCTTTATCCTTACCCGTGTGCTGCTCGGAGTCGGTGAGTCGGCCATGTTTCCTGCGGCTATTAAGGCAACGAACGCGTGGTTTCCAAAACACGAAAAGGGCTTTGCAACTAGTATATTTATTGCGGGAACCCAGGTCGGGCTTGCCGTCTCACCCCCATTATCAACTGCTCTTATGCTAGCGTTTGGGTGGCCGTCCATGTTTATCATTATCGGCTCCATTGGGTTCTTGGTATTGATTGGATGGATCATCTTATACAAAGACCCGACAAAGAATAAGTGGCTGAGTAAAGAGGAATTTCGATACATTCGGTCAGTTGTTGACGACACCGCATTCTCCCTACGAGCCAAGCCTCAGACTAAAATCACCCTTGTACAATGGATCAAGTTGTTTGGGCAAGTGTCCACATGGGCCATGATTATCGGCGACTTTGCACTTCAATACTTATTCTGGTTCTATATTTCTTGGTTACCCACATACCTTGAAAAGTCAGAACATTTATCCATTTCAAAAACCGGTATCTACGCATCGCTTCCTTTCGTAGCCGGGACTCTGGGTGTTCTAATTGGAGGGAAGTTGTCAGACTGGTTTATCTCAAAAGGTATGACGAGACTTAACGGCAGAAGATACACCATATCCCTTGGAGCCATCTTGACGGCTGTAGCATTACTCATTACAGCATTCGTGCATTCCCACGGACTGGCCATTACGTTACTTACCGTTGGAATGTTCACATATAGCCTGTGTTCTGCACCAATCTGGACTCTCGCCACCGACGTCGTAGAATCTGATGCATACGTGGCTTCCATTGGCAGCATACAAAATTTCGGAGGCTTTCTAGGCGGAGCATTCGCGCCTGTTGTCACAGGCATATTGGTTGCATCATTCGGAGGCTTCACGATCGCCCTGGTAGTTACCGGTATTTTAGCAATCATTTCTGCTGTGATGTACGCATTAGTCCTGAAGCGGCCAATTGGAGTTTGAACGGGAATAGCATTACCAACCAAAATCCTATCCCATACAAAAAGGCTGATGGCACTATCATCCCATTGCCATCAGCCTTTTGTCTTTGTCATAGTGACGAGACTTTCGTGAATGACTGATTAAAAGTGGTATTTGTACATAATTGATACAGGTTTGTTTCAGTATTGGTTGTTTGTT
This is a stretch of genomic DNA from Alicyclobacillus dauci. It encodes these proteins:
- a CDS encoding dihydrodipicolinate synthase family protein, giving the protein MDTSWLKGIIATAVTPFDEREEVDETAFVEQVRYLVAAGVDGISVGGSTGEGAILSDEELSRLCVLAIAEVGGKVPVIAGIIRNCTRDALRTANAVVKTGVKALMVTPVHYHVLAPGDDGNYEFYRRIGKDIGLPIVIYNVIPHNVISPELLNKLSNIPQVVAIKQSGGDIHKLAEMVQKCGDRIVIMSAVDDLLFPTYMVGAQGSIVAPSAIIPELVVQQWQAFLRKDYEAAEELHRRILPVVQAISGVNFPGKIKEAIRQLGRTAGITRSPGHEPTEVEKETIRNALACAGVLDSSCESV
- a CDS encoding dihydrodipicolinate synthase family protein is translated as MKLDIHGIIPPMVTPFTWDTEELDIKAIREETEYLVQAGVHGICIGGSTGEGAGFSEEEVYTLCKTVVEQVKDRVPVIGGIIADSTAEAVSKSKAAKEAGVSSLQVTPPHYLWTPTTAGLIQHFQRIGEAAKLPILIYNVVPWVPIDVHAMTEIVNGVPWVAGVKQSGGDMHKVADMMYQLHDRVTIVTGIDDLLYPAFCLGVDGAISCMLAVVPEATIDLWNKVQAGDHTGAKTLHDRLLPVWRSIEGPDMPYLAKTAIELMGRKVGPARSPILQPRQEKRLVIRDRLVEAGFAVSAIQ
- a CDS encoding dihydroxyacetone kinase subunit DhaK, translated to MKKILNDPSNFVDESLQGVVLAHSDLLRCDDDLRVIVRSDAPVRGKVAIATGGGYGHLPVFLGYVGQGLADGVCVGNVFSSPSADAMLAVTKAIHGGAGVLYLYGNYFGDKMNFDLAAELARDEGIEVETVRVTDDVASAPIDQMSKRRGVGGVFFVYKIAGACAESGAPLKEVKKAAEQAALNVRTMGIGFSPCTIPASGKTTFEIAEDELEIGIGIHGEPGIARAKIGTANELVSLLLTHLTRDLDLVSGDDVSVLVNGTGSTPLEELYVAYKEVHDWFSQKRINIFKPFVGEYATSLEMAGFSISVLKLDDTMKRYLETPVHTPFIKQW
- a CDS encoding FadR/GntR family transcriptional regulator; protein product: MTQKESVAKIAAERIKDFIKKGEVGSDGKLPNERDLSKILMVGRSSVREALLLLETEGVIEIRPMKGSYVVSQENYNAAQFMSWYNQYQPEIFHLLETRIALEPMAAFLAAERVTEEQLERLEKCHEQFVDFIMENNVIKIALGDEAFHDLIFESSQNPLLQNLNNVIKKMLTDYRKKVFSIPKEAMKAVSQHDEILRFIRERNPEAAKENMIQHLLISKRGLLETAETEGSLIDTSLRGGSE
- a CDS encoding MFS transporter, yielding MGNISPQNDSALISRSVRPRSNIRWIVVVILTLLSIVNYLDRGNLSVAAPLIMKDLHMNPAAMGVILSSFVWPYAIMNLPSGWAVDRFGTKLIMSIAVGFWSVVAVSTGFMRSMGSFILTRVLLGVGESAMFPAAIKATNAWFPKHEKGFATSIFIAGTQVGLAVSPPLSTALMLAFGWPSMFIIIGSIGFLVLIGWIILYKDPTKNKWLSKEEFRYIRSVVDDTAFSLRAKPQTKITLVQWIKLFGQVSTWAMIIGDFALQYLFWFYISWLPTYLEKSEHLSISKTGIYASLPFVAGTLGVLIGGKLSDWFISKGMTRLNGRRYTISLGAILTAVALLITAFVHSHGLAITLLTVGMFTYSLCSAPIWTLATDVVESDAYVASIGSIQNFGGFLGGAFAPVVTGILVASFGGFTIALVVTGILAIISAVMYALVLKRPIGV
- a CDS encoding DAK2 domain-containing protein; this translates as MLEMVRASKDEFNRLDGAQGDGDLGVTVELVMEAVHQAAQEHSDIKKWLIESGSLVRRKAPSTMGVLIAFALSAAGRSLQDGALPTTQTFVKIQEVMIDEIMKRGEADVGDRTVLDALVPAFEAYRDAVVTGSSAKLALEFAAEAALKGAEGTRNLTPKTGRASWVGERAVGEIDGGAWFCYMVYHTLRTLP